GGCGGCCACTGCGCAGGTCGTCCATGACGTCGAGCCTGGATTTGTAGACGATCCCCTGCCCCGACACCGCCCAGCGCCTGACAATATCCGCATCATCGCTGATGCGATTTCCGGCAACCTGGACCGTTTCCACACCTCTGGGCGTCTGGAAACTCCAGCGTTCGAACGTCTGGTCCCCCATCACATAACGAAGGCAATTGTGCCGGCTCAACTCGGCGGGCGTCTGTGGCCGGCCATGGCGTGCGATGTAGTCCGGGGATGCGCACACGGTCCGCCTGTTGGAAGGCTCCAGCGCCAAGGACACGAGGCTCGAGTCGGCCAACTGGCCGTAGCGGATGCTCGCGTCGAGGTGCTCGCTGAACAGATCCGCCACCTGGTCGCTGACGCGCAACTGCAACAGCACCTTGGGGTGCAACTGCTGGAACTCATCCAGCCACGGCAGCAACAGGTTGCGCCCGATGTCCGAAGGCATGGACAGCCGCAGCGTCCCGGCCACTTCGTCGCGTCCCTGGGCCAGGGCAAGCTCGCCGTCCCCCAACGCTTCCAATGCCTGCCGCGCATGCGCCAGGTAGCGCTCGCCGTCATCCGACAGACGCAGCCGCCTCGTGGAGCGCACGAACAACCGCACGCCCAGGCTGGCTTCGAGCCGTTGCACCGCGACGCTCGCGAGTGCAGGAGAAATGTCCAGCAACCGTGCCGCCGCTGAAAAACTGCCGACGTCCGTCGTGGCCACGAACACCTGGAGGTCATCGACTCGAATGATTTTTTTCACGCTGCAGGGTCTCTCGATTCACCGGCGATTTTTTTCCGAACCATCGCCACGAGGTTTTCGCCGACGCCCTCGATGCTGTTGTTCTGCGCAACGACCTGGGCCCCCTCCATCAAATAGGTGAGTTCCATCGCCACTTGGTTCGGCTCGGCCAGGCCGGCTTCGACACAGAGCGCCACCAACCGGAGGAACTGACGTTTTTTGTGCTCTTCGATGAGGGCGCGGGCCGGATGTGCCCGCTCAGGGATCTCTGCCAATGAATTGGTGAACGGACAACCCCGATAGGATGAGGCCGACAAGTCCTGTGCGATGAACTCGGCAAAGCCGAGAAGCTGCGCCTTGGGATCACCGGCGCGCTGCGCGGCCAGGGTTTCGAAAATGTCGGAGTATTGCTCGACGAGCAACCGCAGCCACTCAAGCACCAGCGCGTCTTTCGAATCGAAATGGCGGTAGACGGTCATCTTGGTCGATTTGGCCTTTGCCGCAATGGCATCCACCGTCACCCGACTGATGCCTTCGGTAAAAAACAGTTCCTCGGCTGCATCGAGAATCCTTTCTCGAGGGGCCAACTGGGGAATTCGTTCGGGCCGCATGAGATCTCCGCTTGACTTAAATACTCAACGGTATCGTACTATACCGAACAGTATCGCTCGATACTGATGAGTAAATCATAACGCTTTTGCCAGGCTATTGGCTCGGAGAATGTGATGAAACCCGCTGAATACGCCAAATACGATGCACTGGGCCTGGCTGAGCTGATCGCCAACGGTCAAGTCACCCAAGCCGAAGTCCGGGCCGCGGCACTGTCCGCCATCGAACAGCTCAACCCAAGGATCAATGCCATCGTTGAGGTTTGGGAAGATGAACCCGAGGCCGCTACCGGGCCGTTCGCCGGCGTGCCCTTCCTGGTCAAGGACCTGGGCTTGACCCGAAAGGGGCGTCTGAATGAATTGGGCAGTCGCCTGGCGGCCGGGTGTGTCGCCGAGGGGGACTCCAACCTGATGGCGCGCTTGCGGCAGGCAGGGCTGGTCACTCTTGGCAGGACCAGCACACCGGAACTGGCGGCCAGCACTACCACCGAAGCGGTTTTTTCGGGACCGACACGCAACCCCTGGGCGCTGGGTCGCAGTGCGGGTGGCTCCAGCGGTGGCTCGGCCGCCGCCGTCGCCGCGGGCCTGGTTCCTGCCGCGCACGCCACCGATGGCGGCGGTTCGATCCGTGTTCCTGCAGCCTCCACTGGGTTATTCGGCCTCAAGCCCAGCCGGGGCAGGATTTCAATGGGCCCGGCGGTGGATGAGGTGTGGGCCGGGCTCGCGGTCCATGGGGTGGTCAGTCGCACCGTGCGCGACAGCGCTGCCCTGCTGGATGCTACCCAGGGCGCAGCCGTGGGCGATCCCTTCGAGATCGCCAAGCCGCAGCATGCCTATTTATCGGAAGTGACCCGCGAGCCGGGAGCTCTGCGCATTGGCCTTCTGCTGCATCCACTGAATGCCAGCCATTGCGCCGCACCGATTGCCAATGCGACTCGCCATGTGGCCGGCCAGCTCCAAGGCATGGGACACAACGTGGAAGAGGTCTGCCTGGACATTGGCCTCGGCTGGGAAGGTTTTGTCGAGATGAATGCCCGGTTCTGGTCGGCCAACACCGCTGCCTGGATCAACGCCATCGCCGCTGGAACCGGCCGCCCCGTCGATGCCAGCACGCTTGAGCCGGCCACGCTTTCGCTGCACCGGATGGGCAGTGAACTCACTGCCATCGATTTGCTGGAGGCCATGCATTACAGGAATGTCGTGACCCGCAGCCTGGGTAACTTTTTCTGCCAATACGACATCCTGCTGAGTCCGACGTTGCCAGCGCTGCCGCCCGCAATCGGTAGGTACAACGAGGGCCAGGAGCAGTTGGATGGCAAGGGCTGGATGGAACGCGTATTCAACCACTCGCCTTTCACTGCGTTGGCGAATGTAACGGGGACCCCTTCCATGTCGGTGCCGCTGGCATTTGATCCGGAAACGGGCCTGCCGATCGGCGTGCAGTTCTCGGCGGGTTTTGGTCGGGAAAACATGCTGCTGCGCCTGGCAGGACAATTGGAGCGTGCATTGCCTTGGACGGCGCGAATACCTGAGGTCTGGGCTGGGAAGCTATGACACGCTGAACTAACGCCCAGGCATTGGACGGCCCGGGCGTTTTACACCGTGCGCCTGTCCTGTCGAGTCCGGATTCAGGGTGCGGCTTGACTGAGGCAATCGTGGCATACGCAGCAACAGGCTGATTTCCTCTGCGCTGACGGCCTTGCTGAAAAAGTGACCTTGAATTTCATCGCAGCCGTTTTCCCGCAGGAACGTTTGTTGCTCTTCGGTTTCGACACCTTCGGCGATCACTTTGAGGTTCAGTTTGTGCCCCAACGAAATCACCGCGGTGGCGATAGCCTTGTCGTTTTCGTTGTCGGGCAGGTCGCGCACGAAAGACTGGTCGATCTTGAGCCTCGCAATCGGGAAGCTCTTCAACGCTGCAAGGCTGGAATAACCGGTGCCGAAGTCGTCGATCGAGAGACTGGTGCCCATTGACTGCAGCGCCTTCATTTTACTGATGGCTTGCTGGAGGTCTTGCATGATCAGGCTTTCGGTCAGCTCCAGCTCAAGGTACATCGGCTCAAGCCCGGTTTCCTGCAGGGCATGGTTGACCCGGTCGATCAGGTTCCTTTCGACGAACTGGCGCGCCGAGATGTTCACCGACACGGTGATCGGCGGCAAGCCGGCCGCCTGCCACGCCTTGTTCTGTCGGCACGCGGTGTGGATCACCCAGTCGCCGATGGGCACGATCAGGCCGGTTTCTTCGGCCTGGGGAATGAACTTGATGGGCGACACCATGCCAAGCTCGGGGTGCTGCCAGCGAATCAACGCTTCCACGCCAATGATCTGGCCCGACTGCAAGTCCACCTGTGGCTGGTACAGCAGCAGGAACTCGTCATTGTCGAGGGCGTTTCGAAGCCCATCCTGCATGGCCAGCTTGCCCTGTACCTGGGTGTTCATCTCGCTCGTGTAGAACTGGAAGCTGTTGCGACCCAGCTCCTTGGCCCGGTACATGGCGGCGTCCGCATTGCTGATCAACGTATCGGTGTCTGCGCCGTCGGCAGGGTAAGTCGCCAGCCCCATGCTGCAGGTGACGTGGAGTTTATGGCCGCTGAGGTGGATCGGTTGCAGGATGGCTTCCTGGAGCTTGTGCAGGACGGGCGTCACGCCGTCGAGGTCCGAGGGCTGGTCGAACAGGATGATCACGAATTCGTCGCCACCCAGCCGCACAACGGTGTCGGTCCGGCGGACGCACTCGACCATGCGCTGGGCCACCGTCTTCAGCAGTTCATCACCGGCACTGTGCCCAAGGCTGTCATTCACCAGTTTGAATTTGTCCAGGTCGAGAAACACCACCGTCACCAGCCGGTTATAGCGCTGGGCATAGAGCATGGCCTGCTTGAGACGGTCTTCGAGCAGCGTGCGATTCGGCAGCCCGGTCAGCACGTCATGATCGCCCATGAAGCGAATGCGCTTTTCCGTCAACTGGCGTTCGATGGCAATCCCGGCGAGGGGTGTCGCCAGATCGATCAGTTGCGTCTCGGCCCGGCTGGGGCTGCGCACGGTCTTGGCATACAACGCAAATGTCCCCAGTACCTTTCGCTCATGGGACAGGATCGGCGTCGACCAGCAGGCACGAAACCCGTAGGGCTCGGCGATTGAACGGTATGCCTCCCACAGCGGATCCTGCTGGATATCCGTGACGATCACCGGTTCTCGGCGATACGCCGAAGTACCACATGAACCGACGTTCGGACCGATTTCGATCCCGTCGATGATCTGGCTATAGGCTTTGGGCAAACTGGGCGCGGCCCCGTGGTGCAGGTGCTTGCCTTCCTCATCCAGCAAGAGGATCGACACCATCATGCCCTCCAGCTGGGACTCGACCAGGTGAGCCAGGCTGTCGAGCACCTCGGCAAGCTCGGTGCTCCTGGCGATCAGCTCCAGGACATGGCCTTGTCCGGCACGAATGATCGCCTCCTGCTCCAGCCGGCTGTTCTGCACGGCGAGCCGTTCAGTGGCGATGCTCAATTGGGCGGTTCTTTTTTCCAACTGAAGCCGGTCCTCAAGAAACTGATTCACCGCCCGCGCCATGTTGCCGATCTCGTCGTTCCCATGGTCCGCCATCATCAAATGCGTTTTGTCCGCATGCTCCTGGCGCAACTGCCGGCTTATCTCATTCAGGCGCACGAGCACATGGCGGCCCATGAAGACCCGGGTCACGAACCAGGCGAGCACCAGGCTGGCGCCCAACATGATCAGTACCCATTGCTGGCTACGGTTCGAGTCCCCCACCAGCCGCTGCACGGCTGCGCGATAGTCCTCGGTGTAGGCATTCGACTGCGCACGGGCCAAGGTGACCAACACCCCGGCCTGATTCTGCAACTCCTCGTTGAAGCGCTTTATGACGTTGTGCTGATCGACGAGCGTCCCGCGCAGGGAAAACAGATCGGGCTTGCCCATGTCAGCGTCAAGTGAAGCGGCTTCGGGTGACAAACGTTCATAGCGCATCCGCAGTCGTTGCACCGCCTCACCGTCAGCCGTCTGCGACAGATCGAAAAGCAACACCGCCCGCTCCAGGCTGGCCGGGGTACTGGCCGCCGTTAACCGGGCGGTGCGATCCTCAAGGGCCTGCTCGAACGTAATCTCGGTTTGCAGCAGGCTTTCACGCAACTGTGCAACGATGGTGGCGGTATTGCGGAACAACTGGCTCGACTGATGCATATCGAGTATCGCTACGGCACTGTTCGCGGCGGTCAACTGCTGAACCAGTTGGTCCAGGGCGCCAAGCTGTTCGACGGTCGCGGCATAGCTTGATCGCAGGACGTCTGGTGAACGGGTAGTCAGGAGCTGGTCAGTCTGGCGTTCGATCAGCAATGTACGTTGCACCATGTCCTGGCCATATTGCATGCGGACCAACCGCTCATCCGTCAGTTGGCGAGTGGCGTTGTTCGAGGAGCGCAACGCATAGACCGCCGTGGCTCCCCCCGCGAGAATCAACAGCGCCAGCGCCACAAACGCCAGCGCGAACTGGGCGCGGAGTGATTGTGGCCAGAGCTGGCGTCCAAGCCGGGAAAAAATATCCAACATCAGGGGTTCCATTGGCGGCGATAGATGTCTCGATAGCCGTTATCCGGATCGTACTGGGATTTTTTTCCACCATCGAAGGCGACATTGTCGGCGTTGACCAAGTGGATCGGCGCGATGAAGCCGCTCACCGGCTGGCCTGCAAACAACCGGTTCAATTCGTCCATTACTTGCCAGCCATGCAGGTTGAGCGGCTCGGCGACGGTAACGGTCTGGTAGGTTTTCGCCTGGATGCGCAGGAAAGCCGAAGCGCTGCCATCCCCGGCAGACAAAAGACTGATGCCATTGCTGGGTATCGCGGCGCCGGTCAACGAGGCAATCGAATAGTCGAAATAGATATCGTTGATCGCCAGCGTGTGGGTCCAGCGCTTGCCATAGCGCTGGAGCAGTTCCCTGGTCACGGCAGGCATCTTCTCGCTGCTTTCGGAGATCGCGACATCGCGCACTTCCAGCATCGAACACCCCTGGCAGGCCCGAATGACGTCCTCCATGGCCTTGGCTTTGGTCATGGCGATGCTGTACTTGGAGTCAGTGAGAATGACCACGCCGGCCTGTCCGTTTGACTGCGCCACCGCCGCCATGGCGGTAAGCCGTGCCACTTCAAGCGGGTCGCTCGTGACGTTCATGGCCACCGGCGTACCGTCAATCGGCCCGGGGTGCACCCCGGCGTGCCAGCCGACCACCAGGATGTCCTTGTCGGCGAAGCGCATCAGCGCCGCGTTGTTCTCAAGGGCATCGGAGCCGCACAGGATAAGGCCATCGGGCTTCGCCGCCAGGGCATCGGAAAAAGCCTTGGCGCGACCGGACGCGGAGCCTGCGCCATCGAATATCTTCAGCGTCCAACCCATCGCACTGGCTGCCTCCCGGGCACCCTGCGCGACGCCGACAATGCCACCGTTGCGCAAGTCCTCTGCGACAAGCGCAATACTCTTGCCCCGCTGGGCTGGCGGACCGGCCTGCGGACCGCTCCAGCGGACGGCCCCGAGGGTGGCCTTGGCTACGATTTCCTGGGCTTGGGCCACCGTCACCGTGGCAGCCGCTTCGTGTGGTTGCTCCTGGCCGTAGCCGGAAGTCGCCGCAAGGAAACAGGAGACCGTAATTGACGTCACCCAGCGTAGCGACGGCCCGATCAAACAGGTTCGATCACCCCGAATGAGGTGGGATCCAGGGCCGGTGGCGCGTTCATAGTCTGGCATGGCGTCCCTTTGCCAAGAATGCAGTACCGAGAGGATAGCCGGGTTCTGCAACTATCAAGTCCTTTTCGGGCCGCCGACCGCGTCCAGGCTGGCGACCCTGGCTACGCCCGGCCTATTGGCGCCCCTCGTAGTTGACCATCCAGGCGATCCCGAAACGGTCTTCGAACATGGCGAAGCGTTCCGCCCAGAACGTCTTCGCCATCGGCATGTACACGCTGCCACCCGCACTCAAGCCGTTGAACAGCCGCTCGGCCTCCTCCACGCTGTCGACGTTGAGAGAAACCGACACGCCTTGCGGCTTGCGATACGGCTGGCCTGGCGGGCAGTCGGACGCCATCAGGCTGAAGTTGCCCACGGTCAGGCAGGTGTGCATGATCAGGTTCGGGTCCTTGGGCATGCCGACATCTTCTGGCGCCTCGGCAAAGGACATGGAAAACAGCTCGCCGCCCAGCACGTCCTTGTACAACGCGAAGGCTTCCTTGCAGCGGCCATCGAAGGTCAGGTAGGGAATGATTTTCATGGTGTACTCTCCTTTCATCCGTTTCACGATTGACTGGATATCTGCGCCCGCAGGCGTTCTTCCTGTGCCTGTAGTTCGGGGGTAAAGCTCTCGCCGAATTCCTCGAGTTCGAAGATCTGGCGGATCTCGATTTCACTGTCGCTGATCATCGGGTTCGGACAGCGCTTGACCCAGTCGATCGCCTCCTGCAGTGACTGGACCTTGAAAATCCAGAACCCGGCGATCAACTCGCTTGTCTGGGCGAACGGCCCCTCGACGACGGTCCGGTCCTTGCCGGAAAACTGTACGCGCACGCCCTGGGCACTGGGATGCAGGCCTTCGCCGGCGAGCATCACCCCCGCCTTGACCAATTCTTCGTTGTAGGCACCCATGGCAGCCAGCAGCTCCGCGCTGGGCATTTCTCCGGCTTCCGACTCCGGACTGGCCTTGACGATCACCATAAATCGCATGCTCATATCTCCTGGGGAATGAATGGATCAGGCCGTCCGTGTGGCGGCTCTACAGGGTAGTCGAATGGCGATGACTCGAATCGACAGCGTGGCGGCGTTTTTTTTCGAAGCGTGGTAAAGCCCGGGAATGAGTTGATCAGGCATGGCATTGCGCGATACCTGGCAGCCGAAATAGCGATTGGTTAGCCGCCCGACCCTCGCCTTATATTTTCAGGGTCAAAAAGTCCGTCGATGATAATAAAGCGAGAGTCCGCTCATGATTAAGATGCTAGCCGCTGTGCGCAGGAAACCCGGCATGACCCATGTTGAATTCCTCGACTACATAGAGCACCAGCACGGAAAGATCGCCCAAGCCAAGCCCCTGGGCGTCAAGCGCTACGTCCAGAACCACGTCATCGACGCAGCCTTTGGCGTCGATTCCGATAACGCCTACACGCAAACATTTCACAGGGATTCCATAACGGAATTGTTCTTTGAAAACATGTCGGACCTGATCGCCACCTTCAGCGACCCCTATACCCAGCAAACCACGGGACCTGATGCCAAGAACTTCGCTGACCTTTCCAAACAGGTTGCGCAACTGATGGATGAGGTCGAACTGTCCGAAACCGGCACATTGCCCACGAATTGGAAGGCCATGCTTTTCCTCAAAAAGAACCCCGCGGTGCAGCTCGAGGCTTTTTTCAGCGCCTGGGATCGCGCTCATGCTGCGGCAGCGAGTGAATGTCCGGCGTTCCAGAAGGCTCTGCGCAGGCACGTTCGCGCCCGGTATATGCCCGAAGGTGACCGGGTGACGTCTTATTTCGGGCCGGACATAGGCGTCTACGAAGGCGTTTCCAGCCTGTGGTTCGAAAACGAAGCGGACCTTCAAGGTTTTCGGCAGTACCAGAGGTCGTTGTTCCAGCAGCTTTCCGACGAAGGGATCGCGCTGTCGTCAGAATCGTTTTTCGTCTACGTGAAGGAAGTCGTCATTCTCGATCTGGGCCAATAGACCTTCAGCCATTACCGCCGGACGATTGTGAAATCAGGACCGGCCCGGAATAAAAAAGGACGACTATCAAAGCCGTCCTTTTATTTATGCCGGCCCGGGCTCAAACAGGCTCGGCCAATAGCGCGGTGGACTCGCGCATGATCTGGGCATGCTCGTCTTTATCACCGCCATTCTTTTCCAGCTCGCACAGACGCGCGGAGTTCTCGACCACCAGTTGGCACCGCTCCCAACGTCGCGCTTCGAATCGGGCCAGGGCTGTCTGGAGATCACTTTCGGCGAGCAGTTCCTCAGCCAGCACGATGGCGCTCTCGATGCCAATTCCAGCCCCGGAAGCCAAGTGCGGCGTGGTGGCGTGCACGGTATCCCCGATCATCACGATGCGGCCTTGGTGCCAGGGTAACGGCACCAATAGATTGGCCAGCGGACGATAGTCGATACTGGCGCCCGACTCGTACAGCTGCGGCACCAGCGCTTGCAGGATCGGGGCTGGGAACTCGCCCAGCAGACGGGCCATCTCACCCGGCCAGGTGGCCGGATCGATCCACTCGGAAAAATCGCGGTTCTCCATCAGGAACATGTACATGTGCGTGTCGGAAATCGGATTGACACCGACCTTGGTGCGCCCCAGCCAGTGAGTCGGGCGGACGATTTCCGGCGGGCGCCTCAGCACCGCGCGCCAGACACTCTGATGGATGGGTTTTGGCGACGGTGCTTGCGGGAAAAATTCCTTGCGCATCCGCGAATGCACACCGTCAGCGGCGATGACCAGGTCATAGCGTCCAGAAGTCCCGTCGGTGAACGACACTTCAATGCCATCGTCCTGGTGGCTGATGGTGTCGTAGCTGATGCCGAGGCGCACGCGGGTGCCCACTTCCCTGGTTTTTTCGGCGAAGATCCGGGCCAGCACCGGGCGCAGGATGCCGCCGCCACAGGGGATCGGTTTATCGCTGACCGGAGGTCGAAGTGCCAATTGCACGATCAGCTCCCCTGCCGGTGAAAACACATCGAAGTTGGTCGACAGGTACCCTTCCCCAGCCACCCGCTCAAGGATTCCAATCGTATCCAGGGCTCGCAACGTAGGCCCACTGAGGGTGATACCCGCCCCCAGCGGACACCACAGTGGGTCTATTTCCACCAGGTCGACTTCGACGCCCTGGCGGGCGAGTTGGATAGCCGCGGTCATACCGGAAAACCCGCCTCCGATCACCAGGACCTTATTGACTGCTGCAATCATCGCGCTCTCCTAATTATTCTTATTTCAATCGGGCGGACATTGCCTGGCGCACCGACAAGCTCTGCGGCGTCATCGAATCAACGCTGTAGAATCATGAGAATGCCGACGAAAAATGCCGGATCAGCCTCGAGACTATCGAATCGGGAATCAGCGCTGAAATCGCTTTGCACAATCCGAGGTATCGCTGCCGGCGATGGGTCTGGCCAGTCCACAGATGACCAGCCACCCCAAACCCGTGGCGAGGGAGCTTGCTCCCGCTTGGGTGCGAAGCGCCCACAAGAAAGGGCCGCTACGCAGCCCAGCGGGAGCAAGCTCCCTCGCCACAAAAGCGCTCGGCGGTGCATCAGCCAAGAAGGTGCAAGCCCAGGCATCCATGGACCAGGCACAGGTTTCACACGCTTTCCAAGCCATCCCAGCAGAGGTATTTCACTTCAAGGAACTCGTCGATCCCCAGGTGGGATCCCTCTCGCCCAAGACCGCTCTGTTTCACGCCACCGAAGGGTGCGACTTCATTTGAAATCAGGCCGCAGTTGATGCCCACCATGCCCGATTCGATGCGCGCGGCGTTGCGCCAGATGCGTGCCGCGTCACGGCTGAACAGGTACGCCGCCAAACCGAACTCGCTGTCATTGGCCATCGCGATGGCCTGGTCATCGTTGTCGAAACGCACCAGCGGCATGACCGGGCCGAAGATCTCCTCGCGAGCGACCCGCATCCCGTGGGTCACATCGGTGAGCAAGGTGGGCTGGAAAAAACACCCGCCGAGGGAATGAGGTTTGCCACCCGCCAGCAGCCGGGCACCTTGCGCCAGTGCATCATCCACCAGCGCCTGGGATTTTCGTACGGCCGCGTCATCGATCAACGGCCCGACCTGCACGCCAGGCTCCAGGCCATTGCCCACCTTCAGGCGCGCCATCCGCTCAACGATGCGCTCGGCCAATGCGTCATGAACCCCCGACTGCACCAGCACCCGG
This genomic interval from Pseudomonas alvandae contains the following:
- a CDS encoding LysR family transcriptional regulator, producing MIRVDDLQVFVATTDVGSFSAAARLLDISPALASVAVQRLEASLGVRLFVRSTRRLRLSDDGERYLAHARQALEALGDGELALAQGRDEVAGTLRLSMPSDIGRNLLLPWLDEFQQLHPKVLLQLRVSDQVADLFSEHLDASIRYGQLADSSLVSLALEPSNRRTVCASPDYIARHGRPQTPAELSRHNCLRYVMGDQTFERWSFQTPRGVETVQVAGNRISDDADIVRRWAVSGQGIVYKSRLDVMDDLRSGRLVEVFPPDYGQPAPLQLVCAHRTSLTPAVQMLRAFLAVRFERYVSA
- a CDS encoding YciI family protein; translated protein: MRFMVIVKASPESEAGEMPSAELLAAMGAYNEELVKAGVMLAGEGLHPSAQGVRVQFSGKDRTVVEGPFAQTSELIAGFWIFKVQSLQEAIDWVKRCPNPMISDSEIEIRQIFELEEFGESFTPELQAQEERLRAQISSQS
- a CDS encoding VOC family protein, with translation MKIIPYLTFDGRCKEAFALYKDVLGGELFSMSFAEAPEDVGMPKDPNLIMHTCLTVGNFSLMASDCPPGQPYRKPQGVSVSLNVDSVEEAERLFNGLSAGGSVYMPMAKTFWAERFAMFEDRFGIAWMVNYEGRQ
- a CDS encoding EthD domain-containing protein; translated protein: MTHVEFLDYIEHQHGKIAQAKPLGVKRYVQNHVIDAAFGVDSDNAYTQTFHRDSITELFFENMSDLIATFSDPYTQQTTGPDAKNFADLSKQVAQLMDEVELSETGTLPTNWKAMLFLKKNPAVQLEAFFSAWDRAHAAAASECPAFQKALRRHVRARYMPEGDRVTSYFGPDIGVYEGVSSLWFENEADLQGFRQYQRSLFQQLSDEGIALSSESFFVYVKEVVILDLGQ
- a CDS encoding amidase, whose translation is MKPAEYAKYDALGLAELIANGQVTQAEVRAAALSAIEQLNPRINAIVEVWEDEPEAATGPFAGVPFLVKDLGLTRKGRLNELGSRLAAGCVAEGDSNLMARLRQAGLVTLGRTSTPELAASTTTEAVFSGPTRNPWALGRSAGGSSGGSAAAVAAGLVPAAHATDGGGSIRVPAASTGLFGLKPSRGRISMGPAVDEVWAGLAVHGVVSRTVRDSAALLDATQGAAVGDPFEIAKPQHAYLSEVTREPGALRIGLLLHPLNASHCAAPIANATRHVAGQLQGMGHNVEEVCLDIGLGWEGFVEMNARFWSANTAAWINAIAAGTGRPVDASTLEPATLSLHRMGSELTAIDLLEAMHYRNVVTRSLGNFFCQYDILLSPTLPALPPAIGRYNEGQEQLDGKGWMERVFNHSPFTALANVTGTPSMSVPLAFDPETGLPIGVQFSAGFGRENMLLRLAGQLERALPWTARIPEVWAGKL
- a CDS encoding TetR/AcrR family transcriptional regulator gives rise to the protein MRPERIPQLAPRERILDAAEELFFTEGISRVTVDAIAAKAKSTKMTVYRHFDSKDALVLEWLRLLVEQYSDIFETLAAQRAGDPKAQLLGFAEFIAQDLSASSYRGCPFTNSLAEIPERAHPARALIEEHKKRQFLRLVALCVEAGLAEPNQVAMELTYLMEGAQVVAQNNSIEGVGENLVAMVRKKIAGESRDPAA
- a CDS encoding FAD-dependent oxidoreductase; protein product: MIAAVNKVLVIGGGFSGMTAAIQLARQGVEVDLVEIDPLWCPLGAGITLSGPTLRALDTIGILERVAGEGYLSTNFDVFSPAGELIVQLALRPPVSDKPIPCGGGILRPVLARIFAEKTREVGTRVRLGISYDTISHQDDGIEVSFTDGTSGRYDLVIAADGVHSRMRKEFFPQAPSPKPIHQSVWRAVLRRPPEIVRPTHWLGRTKVGVNPISDTHMYMFLMENRDFSEWIDPATWPGEMARLLGEFPAPILQALVPQLYESGASIDYRPLANLLVPLPWHQGRIVMIGDTVHATTPHLASGAGIGIESAIVLAEELLAESDLQTALARFEARRWERCQLVVENSARLCELEKNGGDKDEHAQIMRESTALLAEPV
- a CDS encoding substrate-binding domain-containing protein, coding for MAQAQEIVAKATLGAVRWSGPQAGPPAQRGKSIALVAEDLRNGGIVGVAQGAREAASAMGWTLKIFDGAGSASGRAKAFSDALAAKPDGLILCGSDALENNAALMRFADKDILVVGWHAGVHPGPIDGTPVAMNVTSDPLEVARLTAMAAVAQSNGQAGVVILTDSKYSIAMTKAKAMEDVIRACQGCSMLEVRDVAISESSEKMPAVTRELLQRYGKRWTHTLAINDIYFDYSIASLTGAAIPSNGISLLSAGDGSASAFLRIQAKTYQTVTVAEPLNLHGWQVMDELNRLFAGQPVSGFIAPIHLVNADNVAFDGGKKSQYDPDNGYRDIYRRQWNP
- a CDS encoding EAL domain-containing protein, whose protein sequence is MEPLMLDIFSRLGRQLWPQSLRAQFALAFVALALLILAGGATAVYALRSSNNATRQLTDERLVRMQYGQDMVQRTLLIERQTDQLLTTRSPDVLRSSYAATVEQLGALDQLVQQLTAANSAVAILDMHQSSQLFRNTATIVAQLRESLLQTEITFEQALEDRTARLTAASTPASLERAVLLFDLSQTADGEAVQRLRMRYERLSPEAASLDADMGKPDLFSLRGTLVDQHNVIKRFNEELQNQAGVLVTLARAQSNAYTEDYRAAVQRLVGDSNRSQQWVLIMLGASLVLAWFVTRVFMGRHVLVRLNEISRQLRQEHADKTHLMMADHGNDEIGNMARAVNQFLEDRLQLEKRTAQLSIATERLAVQNSRLEQEAIIRAGQGHVLELIARSTELAEVLDSLAHLVESQLEGMMVSILLLDEEGKHLHHGAAPSLPKAYSQIIDGIEIGPNVGSCGTSAYRREPVIVTDIQQDPLWEAYRSIAEPYGFRACWSTPILSHERKVLGTFALYAKTVRSPSRAETQLIDLATPLAGIAIERQLTEKRIRFMGDHDVLTGLPNRTLLEDRLKQAMLYAQRYNRLVTVVFLDLDKFKLVNDSLGHSAGDELLKTVAQRMVECVRRTDTVVRLGGDEFVIILFDQPSDLDGVTPVLHKLQEAILQPIHLSGHKLHVTCSMGLATYPADGADTDTLISNADAAMYRAKELGRNSFQFYTSEMNTQVQGKLAMQDGLRNALDNDEFLLLYQPQVDLQSGQIIGVEALIRWQHPELGMVSPIKFIPQAEETGLIVPIGDWVIHTACRQNKAWQAAGLPPITVSVNISARQFVERNLIDRVNHALQETGLEPMYLELELTESLIMQDLQQAISKMKALQSMGTSLSIDDFGTGYSSLAALKSFPIARLKIDQSFVRDLPDNENDKAIATAVISLGHKLNLKVIAEGVETEEQQTFLRENGCDEIQGHFFSKAVSAEEISLLLRMPRLPQSSRTLNPDSTGQAHGVKRPGRPMPGR